TCAGCTCATTCTGGttgtaatcatcatcacctttaGCGTGCCGCATAGTCAAAGTATAAACCTCAGTGATGAAGCTTTAAAACTAGTCCAGGAAATCATAAGCGATTTCAACAACAACCCAACTGATGGAAAATTCGATAGTGTGATTGTTCTACCATCCGGAAAGTCAGCTATCCTTCCAAAAGTTTTTATATGGTGTCCTGTCCAACACTTCAACCTGCCGCTAGTTTGCCCGGTACACAAGATCCCATTCTTTGTCTCCCCCTTTGGAAAAGCCAGTAAAGCAAATCTTAGAATGGTttatgatattggtggtaacGTGGTTGTTGTGCAGTCTGTTTATAGGTGTCCAAAACCTTTTGGATCTCTCAAGATGCACAAGTATCTATCTGCAGCTCCGGAAGTACTGGAAACTCTTGCGCCAGAAATTGTATTAAGGCTGCCACTTTCCTTACACCATAAGAGCGGATTTTCTAGTGCATTAATAGACTACTTGATTGTGCACATTTGCCAAGGTCAAACTATGCAAGAGATAGCAGAAGGAATAGGTTCCTTGCACTTTAGGGAATTTGTCCGAAGAAGTGCCATTGTAATCGGAGAAGTATTAGATAATTTCCACACTAACCCGTTGTACTCATTCCCGAGTAATGACAAACTTATGCACGTCTTCTTGTGGTATTTTCGCCAAAAGAAGGCTTCGTACAGAGCCCATACAGAAACTCTCAGCGGAACAACTATTGTCTGTGACAGCTCGTTCTCTCTCGGCAAGAGAGTCACCATCAAGGGTCCTGACGACAAGACGACGGACGGTTCAGAGATGAGCTTTGATGGGATGTTCATAGCCCTTAATGAGCAAGGGCAAATAATCGAGTGGAAGTTAGACAAGTTCATGCCTTTCGAACACAAGTTACAGGCATTAAAGCAGGTCAAAGAACGTCTTGAGAAACGTGGAAATGAAATATCCATTATCTTAGACCCGAACTGTTGTCAAAGTCGAACAAAGTACAACGCTCTTTTTCCAGACGTTCAGATCAAGATGGGTATCGTGCACGCCCTACAGAAAGTTGCCAAGTGTCTACCTAAGGAACACCCCGACACACTGGTATTCCTGCACAAGTTCAACCAGATCTTTAATGAAGACTCTGTAAACAATGCCCGAAGTGAACCTACCCCGTCACCAGATGTAATAGAGGCGAATCTCAACGTCCTACTTCATAATTTGAAAGGAACACTTTCTGAGGAATTACGCCACGTGCTAGACGACTTGCGATTACATATTCGATTGGGTTGCCTATCTGGGGTACCCGCAGGAGAGGGTACCGAAAAGATCGAGAACTTGCACCGGTTTATGCAAAAGTCATATCTGTCCAATTTGACTGTCATAACTCCAGAAATGGCAATAGCCGTTCTAACCTGTCTGTTTTATACATGGAACTCTAAGAAGTCTATCCAGAGCTTTTACAAAGGTAAAGGCCACAAACCGTTACCATTAGTGCCTGTGGAAGAGTTCGAAGTGATCTCCAGTAAAAAGTCTCAAGCTACGCCGCTTGACGAAGAGGAGAAAGACAAGAATAAGGCGGAAATGGTTATACAGACAACCGATGGGGGCCCTGACTCACCCGTGCTTGTGATAAC
The sequence above is a segment of the Nematostella vectensis chromosome 2, jaNemVect1.1, whole genome shotgun sequence genome. Coding sequences within it:
- the LOC5514795 gene encoding uncharacterized protein LOC5514795 isoform X2, with the protein product MMPSSDQLILVVIIITFSVPHSQSINLSDEALKLVQEIISDFNNNPTDGKFDSVIVLPSGKSAILPKVFIWCPVQHFNLPLVCPVHKIPFFVSPFGKASKANLRMVYDIGGNVVVVQSVYRCPKPFGSLKMHKYLSAAPEVLETLAPEIVLRLPLSLHHKSGFSSALIDYLIVHICQGQTMQEIAEGIGSLHFREFVRRSAIVIGEVLDNFHTNPLYSFPSNDKLMHVFLWYFRQKKASYRAHTETLSGTTIVCDSSFSLGKRVTIKGPDDKTTDGSEMSFDGMFIALNEQGQIIEWKLDKFMPFEHKLQALKQVKERLEKRGNEISIILDPNCCQSRTKYNALFPDVQIKMGIVHALQKVAKCLPKEHPDTLVFLHKFNQIFNEDSVNNARSEPTPSPDVIEANLNVLLHNLKGTLSEELRHVLDDLRLHIRLGCLSGVPAGEGTEKIENLHRFMQKSYLSNLTVITPEMAIAVLTCLFYTWNSKKSIQSFYKGKGHKPLPLVPVEEFEVISSKKSQATPLDEEEKDKNKAEMVIQTTDGGPDSPVLVITADVIKYMISRLIHIGELVQMIRYKFKNKAFEVVNFPIFSSHRCHTVELNANPPDSPEKEKNASTLRQNLLDFGLEIDKVPGDGNCLFGSLVLQVSKASQSCADLSNHLKSIGLGKALEDDVKRLREACVQELHTNLTTYKEWIGIGDKELKGELEKFKADGFFASDIGDLCIKACVNVLQVPVIVVTSLPNSPYYPFLPVKFTTAHPVYVAFNHSSPGHYDGTKEHQYGIPGQQRKKCNCGKNAGSNSPVCAVGELSHCPCAKAGLKCLPFCRCSKLLCSNKAQAEDVSCSCGITSGSKKDFVACSKTATRGRCPCIKAGFPCTSKCACGSCGNDKPVDETVEEPEEPADPSAASPARKRRKRSSFALGAWGGKTDTALKSENSVPGSDSWTDLEVICIMVCREVLEGCKVEASVHNISQIYRYLASSPNLETLGLKITTKDDTQILAKLLTLQAGQQIVDLL
- the LOC5514795 gene encoding uncharacterized protein LOC5514795 isoform X1; the encoded protein is MLALMLGASLPFSFFNHSSGDFIMMPSSDQLILVVIIITFSVPHSQSINLSDEALKLVQEIISDFNNNPTDGKFDSVIVLPSGKSAILPKVFIWCPVQHFNLPLVCPVHKIPFFVSPFGKASKANLRMVYDIGGNVVVVQSVYRCPKPFGSLKMHKYLSAAPEVLETLAPEIVLRLPLSLHHKSGFSSALIDYLIVHICQGQTMQEIAEGIGSLHFREFVRRSAIVIGEVLDNFHTNPLYSFPSNDKLMHVFLWYFRQKKASYRAHTETLSGTTIVCDSSFSLGKRVTIKGPDDKTTDGSEMSFDGMFIALNEQGQIIEWKLDKFMPFEHKLQALKQVKERLEKRGNEISIILDPNCCQSRTKYNALFPDVQIKMGIVHALQKVAKCLPKEHPDTLVFLHKFNQIFNEDSVNNARSEPTPSPDVIEANLNVLLHNLKGTLSEELRHVLDDLRLHIRLGCLSGVPAGEGTEKIENLHRFMQKSYLSNLTVITPEMAIAVLTCLFYTWNSKKSIQSFYKGKGHKPLPLVPVEEFEVISSKKSQATPLDEEEKDKNKAEMVIQTTDGGPDSPVLVITADVIKYMISRLIHIGELVQMIRYKFKNKAFEVVNFPIFSSHRCHTVELNANPPDSPEKEKNASTLRQNLLDFGLEIDKVPGDGNCLFGSLVLQVSKASQSCADLSNHLKSIGLGKALEDDVKRLREACVQELHTNLTTYKEWIGIGDKELKGELEKFKADGFFASDIGDLCIKACVNVLQVPVIVVTSLPNSPYYPFLPVKFTTAHPVYVAFNHSSPGHYDGTKEHQYGIPGQQRKKCNCGKNAGSNSPVCAVGELSHCPCAKAGLKCLPFCRCSKLLCSNKAQAEDVSCSCGITSGSKKDFVACSKTATRGRCPCIKAGFPCTSKCACGSCGNDKPVDETVEEPEEPADPSAASPARKRRKRSSFALGAWGGKTDTALKSENSVPGSDSWTDLEVICIMVCREVLEGCKVEASVHNISQIYRYLASSPNLETLGLKITTKDDTQILAKLLTLQAGQQIVDLL